In Pseudoclavibacter sp. Marseille-Q3772, the sequence TCAGGGTACTCCTCGGCGATTTCTTTCACAATTCGGTTCCACAGTGCGCCTGCGTTCACCAGCACGTTCTTCTTGTGTACGAGCGTGAGTTTGCCACGGCGGCTGCGGGCGAGTTCGAACGCGTAGCGCACCGTTCGGGTGACGCTGTGCGCGGTGTTGATCGACACTTCGGTGGCGATTTCGTGTTCGGTGCCCTGGCGCATTGCGCCACCGTTTCCGGTGTAGAGGCCTTCGGTGCCTTCTCGCACAACCACGAAGTCAATCTCGCCGGGGTCGGCGAGTGGGCTGGATGCATTTGGCCACAGTTTTGCGGGTCGCAGGTTGATGTAGTGGTCGAATGCGAAGCGCAGTTTCAGCAGCAGGCCGCGTTCAAGGATGCCACCGGCCAGGCGCGGGTCGTTGGGGTCACCGCCAATTGCACCAAGCAGGATGGCGTCGTGTGTTGCAAGCGATGCCATCGCCTCGTCGTCGAGAATCTCGCCAGTTTCCAGGTAGTGACGGGCGCTGTGCGGATACTCGGTCTCGGTGAGCGTGACACCATCCGGCAGCGCCGCACGAAGCACTTTACGCGCCTCGGCGATTACCTCCGGACCAATTCCGTCGCCGGCAATGACGGCGAGATCGATCGCTTGCGCTGCGCTTTGTGCTGCCACGATGCATCCTTTCACTCTGCTTCGTTCTAGCCTACGCGCTCCCCCGATCCGCAAGTCGTCTCGTTACGCGCGGTAGGCATCCGGAAACGAAGGATGCGGTGCAACGTTTCCGTCACACCGCATCCGATCCGTAGCGTTACTGAGCAGAAGGTGGGTTCTACGCCTCGAGATCGGCAAAGCGTCCGATCGGCAGCGTACCGCCCGGAACCGCTTCAATGAGTTCGCGCGTGTAGTCGGTCTGCGGGTTCGAGAACACCGCGCTCGCACTGCCGTGCTCAACCAAACGTCCACGCTCCATGACGACAATATCGTCGG encodes:
- a CDS encoding 3-isopropylmalate dehydrogenase — its product is MAAQSAAQAIDLAVIAGDGIGPEVIAEARKVLRAALPDGVTLTETEYPHSARHYLETGEILDDEAMASLATHDAILLGAIGGDPNDPRLAGGILERGLLLKLRFAFDHYINLRPAKLWPNASSPLADPGEIDFVVVREGTEGLYTGNGGAMRQGTEHEIATEVSINTAHSVTRTVRYAFELARSRRGKLTLVHKKNVLVNAGALWNRIVKEIAEEYPDVEVDYLHIDAVTIFFVTDPARFDVIVTDNIFGDIITDLAGAVTGGIGLAASGNLNPTGDFPSMFEPVHGSAPDIAGTGKADPTAAILSGAMLLRHFGHEDAAARVEAACEQDMRSRSGAARTTTEIGDAITEAIISSSRAADER